TACGCTTTTAGAATAATTAATTTGATAATGTAGGCATTTCTTTTTAAGAGATTTGAGAAATATTTTAAACGCAGGATTGCGCCAAAATCCCatttatttctaattttgttTTCCAAATCAAAAATACTTTTGATGATTCTGCAgaactcaaataaatatttttaggttGAATTACAAAATTACCTAATCGATAAACAGATTTTATATAAGAACATTGTTAAAATCACGTAGCCTTTTAAAATGTAAGATACTGATAAGTTAAAGACGTTTTCTCATATAAACTTCAACAATAATCCGTTCATTAAAAactttttgtgaacaaaattTTAGCGCTAAAGTTAGAAAAcggtttttaaattattttatttttatatatgtacgtatgtatgattaaaatttgaaaactcgCCATTTCAAATTTATATATCatagcaaaaaattaaatttttgttttgtccaATTTGCAATAACTCAATTATTATTAATCTGTTTAAGTATACTTTGCATTATCGCCTGCTTTTGCAACATTTTCTTTGTCTTGCTCCAATTTAGCTTGAGCTAATTTCATCATTTTTGTCTCGTCTGCGCATTTTGTGGTGATAAAATTCCGCACCACTTTATCAGGTACTTGGCATCTATGAGACACAGCAAATATGATATCTTTTATTGTCAATTGATTAAGCCCTTCTTTAATAGGTTTGTTGGTGTATTTAAAAGCTGGCGATGGCCTTCCTGTCATCGAGTGTGTGGCTAAAGTTTGGCGATCGAATAGAGCCAGCAATAATGTGCGCGTTGCAGCTGACGGATCTTCCCAGTCGATTGCATCAAAAATCTCAGTAGGTATACGTGTATTATTGGGTCCAATCGCTACTGTTTTCGGTTTATCAACAAATTTATTGACAGTAACAGGTTGTTTGAGTAAACTTTCGTTAGTGCTATGATTTGTTGATAAAGGTTGAAGGGGTTTCAGTTCTGTTTTGATTGTTTTCATTGGCTCTAGTGGCTTAGGCGTATGTTTACGGTTTTCTGTACATATCTTAAACCGTTTCGCAACATTTGGGCTTATTGCGGGCATCGTATTAAGTAAGTATGGCTGTTCCTCTGCTAAGCATATTTCCAAACGTTCAGAATCTACCGATCGATTGAGGTTTTGTGTATTTTCTTCTGTTGCAATTTCTATTTCTATAGGTTCATCATCGGCATTACCACCGACATCGGAAATTATCGTataatttaaattatcttcttgagTATCTCGtaaattatttataaaagaaaGCGTGTTCTGTGATTTAGAAACATGACTTTGATACATTGGACTCGTTTCTATATTTATTTCTTGACCTACTAAATATTGAGtgggttgttgctgttgttcatTTGTTTCAGTGCTTGTATTATCTTTGCTACTTGTACTGGACGGAGTGTTATACGTTTGTATTGTTGCAGATGTGTACTGGTTGTGATTTTGTAATAAAGCTTTTGTTAATTTTGTTGAAGATTGCCGCGACCGGCGTTGCAGTTTTGATGGCTTTGGTGTGTTGTCGTTACATTTGGGTTCATAAGTAGATTGCATTTGAGAAATAAGCTCGGATTTGACATGCAAATCTGTTTCAAGAACTCGTATCTTTTCTAACAGCgctttctctttttctctgtGTTCATTTATAATACTTTGCAGATATTCATCGCTAATACCTAGATCTGTATCTGATGTCTGCGTCCATGTATTTAACATCATTGGCCGTTCATAGAAATACTTAAGTTCATTAGATTTAGCTGATTGTATAATAGTTCGGGTTGACGAAGGAATAACATTCGGTTGATCTTGATTATAGCTTGCATTTGTTATCTGCCGATTTGATTGTATGTGCTATGAAAAGGAACAAAATACGTACAATAAAATAGACCTAAGCCTTTAAGTACTTTTAAGCTTACCATTGCGTTGGGATCCATTTTTATTCCAAATACACACCTCATAAAAAAAACCACACACAAATTGATTGCTTCTTATGTATGTAGCGCACTCCGTTCGAAACGATCAGTTgtgttaatatatataaatggtcTCACTTTGATGGGGTTAATAAGAATACTGAATACTATTTTCTGACTACAGCGTAGCGTGCACACCGCTTGAATTGCCCAGCTTTACTGAAAGCAAAAGTTGTTTGCCTTTTGCGTTAATATTTTTAGAATGGTTTTAATTTCCTGAAATAAGGGTAGGTAAATATGAATTTTAACAAGCGCATGTGTGCCTTTCTTCTTCAACGGATACAAACACAAATGTTGAAATCTACCTGAGCAGAAACAGCAATGAAAACTACCAAGAATGGTGTTGcgaaaaagtatatatgtatataccacgaAATCAACGTAGGTTATTATTCTGATTACAATTCCCAGAGGCAGGCAGTTTCACATTGATCTAATCAGCATGTTTGCCAGTTCTGTTTGCGACTATATagatacgtatgtatatacatgcaTAGGGTaagtttttatcaatttattatttattttatcagcCTTCAGAAATTTCATATTTTGAATAAAATAATTACCATATTTTGGCAGTTTGCATGATCCTTATCATCTGGTATTTAAGGAAAAGTTATAATTTTCATTATAAAAGCGTCAAtgagaataaaatcaaagttgtaaataaagatgTTTTGAAATGTTGCCAGATTGCTTGAAATTTTCTAGTAAAATATGCGTAACTCTATATTTTAGACTTTTCAGTACAAATGGCTAAACTTACTTTAATAAAACACTGCAAAATACAATCTAGGCTGTGAAATAGAATAATTATAAAAATCTTTAACACGAGTCTATGTGGAGTAAGGCTAAAAGCTAAATCAATTCATTTTGTGCAAATGTGTGTAAAAATATGTAATTTCCTTCCCTTTCTAATGTAGGTAGCTGGCATGAACATGTTTTGTTATTCATTTTTCCACTAGGTTGAACTATGCCCGTTTACTTTCGCATGTAcagtaagc
The DNA window shown above is from Eurosta solidaginis isolate ZX-2024a chromosome 2, ASM4086904v1, whole genome shotgun sequence and carries:
- the insv gene encoding protein insensitive; protein product: MRCVFGIKMDPNAMHIQSNRQITNASYNQDQPNVIPSSTRTIIQSAKSNELKYFYERPMMLNTWTQTSDTDLGISDEYLQSIINEHREKEKALLEKIRVLETDLHVKSELISQMQSTYEPKCNDNTPKPSKLQRRSRQSSTKLTKALLQNHNQYTSATIQTYNTPSSTSSKDNTSTETNEQQQQPTQYLVGQEINIETSPMYQSHVSKSQNTLSFINNLRDTQEDNLNYTIISDVGGNADDEPIEIEIATEENTQNLNRSVDSERLEICLAEEQPYLLNTMPAISPNVAKRFKICTENRKHTPKPLEPMKTIKTELKPLQPLSTNHSTNESLLKQPVTVNKFVDKPKTVAIGPNNTRIPTEIFDAIDWEDPSAATRTLLLALFDRQTLATHSMTGRPSPAFKYTNKPIKEGLNQLTIKDIIFAVSHRCQVPDKVVRNFITTKCADETKMMKLAQAKLEQDKENVAKAGDNAKYT